The Lynx canadensis isolate LIC74 chromosome D4, mLynCan4.pri.v2, whole genome shotgun sequence DNA window aaaattatttctctgtccCAAATGTGTGGAATTTCAATGCAATTATTTGACCATCTTCCATAGTTGCTATGactaccatattttaaaaaatattttaaaatagttgagATATCATATCACCcgtatttcaaaataattgttgaattcaaaataattaagacaaaaaatatgattcctggggtgcctgggtggctcagtcagttaagcatctgactttagctcaggtcataatctcacagctgagtttgagccctgcaaagggctctctgctatcagcgcagagaccacttcggatcctctgtcctcctctatctgtccctccccagctcacgtgtactctcccttactctctcaaaaatgaataaacatttaaaaatgcatgtgatTCCTATATCTCACTctgtataaataaatgtacacCACCTCTTCCATTAACCCTTTCTGGAAAATCCTTGGGTCAGGATCACTGTAATCAGCACCTCTTTATCCTAATGCCCCTAAGTCCCAACAGTGAACTTTGACTTGAGAATAAAGTGTGTGGGCGCAAAAATCTGCCACTACCCTTTATCTCTGtcttgttttgattactactgaTTTGGATTAATCTTGGCAAAAAATaatgtcccagaaaaaaaaaatctgagcatcTATTCCATCTATTCCtacactgtgctaagtacttcaATTTGTAGCAGAAATTCAGCCTGTGAATCAAATCTGTGGTTGTAATATTCTTAATGTGTCTGTCATTCTGCTTGGATTCCAAGTTTACTTAAATTAGCCTCTCTCTAATTAGCACTAAAACCAATAAGATTAACATAGAACACACTTCCCTGTCTGAGATAATACAGTGTTTCTGAGAGTCTGAGCTTTATAGCCAGACAATGCTTGCTTCCTACACATAGTTAATTAGATACAGAACACTAATAAAGTCATGTACCTTCTCTCagtattgttttcctgtttctaaGATGAAAAGGCAATAGTTTAGGACAATTCTTTTGAagcttcaaaattataaaatcataaaagaaaaaaattaagttgtttaacaaatactgaaatattttttataaagaactATCCTTTAGCTTTGCGAAAAATAGATGTTATAATGATTTCATTTGCTCACCATCATGCCATCACCACCAGCCCTAGTTATATTGCCTAGCACACACAAGGCTATTGCTATTTTTGTgttgaatgaattagtgaataaGCATTTGGATATTATATTCAGCTTGCAAAGTGCTTTCACTATATCATATCATTGGATTATCTcattaaatgtatgaaaaaacatagaatctgaaaagTAGTGTAGCACTCACCTACCTAGCATGTGAATTGGGTGTCCTAAGAATGTAATTTTGAGTCTCATTCTCTTTTAATTGCAACTAATTATGACCCAAGGAAGAATCAAATGTGTTTTAAGTTCCTACTCTATAACATAAACTTAGCACATGTGATCAGTTAAACTCAGACAATGCTGCCCCAATATATGTGAGCATACAGTTGCTGAAAGAAGTTAGAAAATTAGCATAATGTCACAGAGTTCATAAGAGATGCAGCTAAGATTTCTTTTAGTTCATGTACATTTGACTACCATTGCTTACAGTGTCCAACATATCCTGGGGCAACTAAGGGAAAACTGAAGACAAAGCAAATATGTCCTTTTTCACCCAGTGAAATACCTTAATAAACACTTCTCTTGGAAGAGAAATTTTCTAAGGGTGGGGaagaaatctctttttttaaaaaaagacatgaagagcAGAAGGGACGGGTTCCTATGACCCCCAGGAAATCAATCTTTTGACTTATTAACTGGGATGTTTTACTTTTCCTCTGGGTATCTGTTGAAGTGCCCTTCATactcagaaatgggaaaaaaaaaacaacctggaaAACCCAGGCAGAATGAGgcagttgttattatttttgttagtttaatAACTAAAACAATTGGTTAAGACCTGGTTGTGAAAGACCCAACAGAGCATTGGTTTCACCTCAAAGAGAGGCTAGATACACTTTAATTTTCACAGACTATTATAGGACCAAGCTAAGAACCTGGAGGAAATGACAGGATTGTGTTTTTgccaagggaaataaaactttataatacCAACTTGACCTAAAATGAACTCTTATGTTTCTAATTCCAAAAGAAGATTTATTTTGAGTCAGGTTCTCTATAAGCTGAAGGAGAGGAGACAATCAATGATTGCCTTGAAAAACAATGATTACAAACCTACAAACCACACAGGTCACAGTTCAATATTAGTAAGAAAGTACATGATCCTGAAGAATGCCtctaattaaactttttttctgtgttttcatccTTAACATCCCCTGGACAAAATTCCAAAGGTTCCTAATTGCCTggagaataaattttaattccttaATGCTACATTTAATATACCACACAAAATGGCaaatcttccttccttttaaaaatatttttctgactaCTGTACCATGATACATTGTTTTCTTGCCTAGAAGCCCCACTGACACATTTTGCCTCATCCTGTTACCTAAGACTCTTTCCCCTCGGCTCAACAAGGCCAAATTCAAGTGACAAGATATCCCTAGCTCTTTCTCAGATGATCTCCCCTTCTTTGAAATCTGTTTGTACTTTCTTTTGTCGTTTGAATAAAACATGTATAATGATTCAGGCTTCCCCCAAGGAAAGCTGCTGGTTTCCTACGAAGTGCTGGTTTCACTACATTGCCATACTGtggtggtgtggtgtggtgtggtgtggtgtggtgtggtgtggtgtggtgtggtgtggtgtggtgtggtgtggtttTATCAAGGTCCACATTCTGTTCTTTTCCCTCGTACACTCAAAATTGTTGGTTAGAACAGGATGAGTCTGTATCTCATTCACAGGGGTTGATTCACATTCATTCACAGGTACTATTATGAAGCAGAGTACTACACTTTACAATGAGAAATagaatggtggggtgcctggatggctcagtcagttgagtgtcccactcttgattttgcctcaggtcgtgatcccagtgTCGTGGAATGGAGCCTTGCGTGGGGTTGGGGgtgctcaatgtggagcctgcttaagattctctttctctctccctctgctccttttcccAGCTAACATgtacactcattctctctctctcaaataataataatattataataataaagaaatagaatagcCAATTCTTTTGGAGAGCCGCCACCTAATTCCTCTGCTTAGTCCACTTATTCCTTCTACACAGTGACCAGGATGCCCAGTTTCTCAGTATCATCAGAAGGGAAACACTGAGGGGCGCATGGGTGActgtctcatggttcatgagtttgagcccccactgggctccacactgagtaaaccaaccaaccaaccaaccaaccaaccaaccaaccaaccaataaATAAGCTTAACAAAAAAGAAGAGCAACACTGAACCAAATCGAGGGAGTTATTGATATGAATAGCATATTTAGTGGAATCAGGCTAATACAAACTCCACATTCATTTATCTCTACATTAAGGATAACCTTTCCAACAGGACCACAAGACTTGGAACCATTTTATGCCTGACTTTTCTTTAGCTAGATTTAAAACGTTATTTTGCAAATGTCTGATCTAACTAAACTttaacccatttttttcttttaaatgccttATTTTCCCCCCAATCCattgtgtgttgttttttatGGAGTCAGAAGTcaattttcctttgttcttacaTTTATGATAGTCCACTATACTAAaactacattaaatttttttgtcttagttcttttttgagacagaaagagggaaagaggaggggagagagggagagagggagggagagagggggagagagagagagagagagagagagagagagagagagagagagagagaatcttaagcaggctccacacccagcatggagcccaacatggggcttgatctcatgatcatgagatcataacctgagccataatcaagtcagatgcttagctgactgagccacccaggtgcccctaaaactatatttttatcaGAGCTCCTTCACTAGCATATGTCCTATATTGCTCTCtatgatttttatgtgtttttatttgtttccttttaaacttAGACTTTAGTTACTCATactcctttgtatttattttatattcctccGTACATTATTTCCAGTCTTTACAAAGCCTCCTACATCTCCCATAATCACTGATTCTACTAAGCACTTATGTGTTTGATTTGTCCCTAAAAATACATGTACCTTGTAaggtacatattttaaatttctatgtaaattttattGTGTTATAAATCACAGTATTGCTTACTTTTTAAACACTTCTTCCAGGATCTATTTATGTTGCTGTATGGACGTCTAGTTAATTTGCTTCTCATTTCTGCAAAGTGCTCCATATGGCATGCTCTCATGTGGTAGAACCATTACTCTGAGGATGGGCATCCAGTTTGCCTCCAAACTCCTTTTGTCACAAACCATGCAATGCTGAGCATCGTCATGCTTGTGTCCTTATAGTCCTGGGCAAAAACGTATCTGGGTCATCTTCCCAGGACAAGAATCACTGAGTCCTACCCAATTTTAATAGAACCAGAGAGTTTTCAGTATACCAGTGTACGTTCCCAACAGAATTCTACCTCCCCACATCTTGCCAACTTTTAGTATCATCTACTTTGGTAATGAACATGAACGATATCGCATGGCTGTTTTAATGAGCATTTTTCAGATTTGCGAAGCATGAGATTTTTCCATATATTCATCAGTCACTTAGGAAATCTCTTCCATAAATGACTAATTTATGTCATTTCACCAATTTTCCATCGGTTTAAAGCTTTATCTTTTGGGTTAACaaaagaggtttttatttttgcgtttttttctttttttcccctttttgtatATTCCATCAAGAGGGTTACTTGTCAGACAAGTTAGTAGTGTATTCAGTTAGATAGCGTAACTATCTTCTGCAGTCTGTTAACTTTATCTCTGAGGTCCTTCATTGGATTAAGTCTACCAAGTTTTGCTTCATAGTTTATGCTActtggattttgttttaaaagtgtttttcctCCACTATAAGTTTACGAAGATTCTCTATATtgccttttattaattttgtaatttctctttttcacatttaaattgtTAATTCATCTGGTTTCCACTTTTACGTATGGTAATCCTAGGatctaatttttatcttttatccatATCTAAAGATATTTCCTTACATGATCTACTAAGCCATCCCTTCTTGACTACTTTGGGTTGACAGTTTTATGATTTATCAAATTCCCATATACTAGTGTCTGTATCTGAGATTTCCTTTCCAACGGACTACTTAAGTGTCCTTGAtccattttcataatatttttattactgtagctttgcagtATGTTTCAAATATGGACGCTCCCCTTATTTTTCGTTGTAAAATTAACTGTGTTTTTATtcttccacataaattttaggatgaaTACTcccattcctcaaaaaatttcagctacatttttgtatatatttaattgagTGTAGAGACTAATTTGGGAGAAAATGGCAGCCttacatttttattccatatatTAACATGCTATACTTTTTCAATTCCTTACATCTGCTATgctctttattataatttttagatcATTTCTGTAAATGTCCTGTGCATGCTTTATTAGGTCAAAACccagatgttttatattttttgttaatcttattatatttatttttattatatttgctaaTCATTCATTATTACCATATAGAGGACTACTAATTTTTCCATTGATCTTACTTCCAGAAGtctaatttttctcattatttcttataaatttgttAGTATCATTTTGttgctacttctttttttaatttaatttatttattttgagagagagggcaggggaggatcagagagagagggtgaaagtgaatcccaagcaggctcctcactgtcagggcagagctggacatgggactcgaactcacaaactgtgagatcatgagctgagcagaaatcaaggatgggatgcttaactgactgagccactcaggcacccctttttgttgctacttctgccattttcttgccttactaTTTTGACCAGGACTATCAAGTCCATGTAAGAGTGGGGATCTTTTATCTTATTACAGGTAATGAAAATGTATAATAAACTGCCTTAATTATTAGTGACTAATTTTTATAGGTTCTTGGCATATAGTTTTATTTCAAGATTAAGAAGTTATCCTATGTTTGTGGAACTTCAAATAGTTAATATGAAATTATGAACTGACCTCCACCAAATTTATTTCCTGCATCTcttgaaataattaattttaattttctttcatctatttATATCATGATTTACTTGTGATGTTTACCAAATGTTTAAGGAAGGAAAATCTATATATCATACAATAATAATCCCTCCTTCCATGGATTGTTATGAATAAAAGCATTTAGATATGTATCTGACATTGAGTAATCAATACataaattcctattttattattatcatttctaaTAAAACTATTAAATGCAGATTATTATTATATCTAAGTCATTACATAGGTGATTTTAAAACTATGCCCTTTGGaatcctcttaaatttttttttctttaatgtttagttttgagagagacagagaaagagagagagagacagagtgtgagcgggggaacggcagagagagagggagacacagaatccgaagcaggctccaggctctgagctgtcagaacagttCAAacccaaaaccatgagatcatgacctaatgaggggctcgaacccaccaaccgtgaggtcatgacatgagccgaagtcggatgcttaactaactgagccacccaggtgcccctggaatccTCTTAAACCAAACTGAAGGAGGAAATGTAAATAAGGAACTAAATGAATAGTACTCTGTCTTCTCTGGCAAACCAGTATAACTTCAATCAGAGAAAATTTCTTGTTTGCTTTACATATTATGCTTCTGTataaatttgatttgctaaaaaaTGGCTACGTATCACTGGTTTagttaaatgtgtacattttgaATGAAAGCACTATTATTACAGTTGATCCCTAAGTGATAGTCCTTGCATGaggtgaaaataaacaaattaagagGAATCTACAATCTACATTACATTTACTCATGATAAAAATGGCTTTGTAAGCacctttaatttctctttctttaagaaattttttaaatatttattttatttttaggagagagagagcaggggagggccaaagagagagtaAGACAGAGGTTCTGGAGcaggttctgtgcggacagcagagagccggatgtggggcttgaattcatgaactgcgagatcatgacctgaactgaatttgaatgcttaaccaactgagccacccagtcgccctcAATTTCTTTCtattaaagaaaactatttatttaaacaCATACTTCATTATCATATTAAGGTAGATACTGTAGCAATATAAGGATACGTCCCTCCAGTGAGACGGCTGTGCTCAAGGAGGCTATGTGCAGATAGGTAATACTGCTTATTACCACCAGCAGCCAAAATGAGGTCTAAAAAGGGATATGATTATATAGGACCACATTATGACTTTGACTGGCCCTTTCTTCcatgaaataatattaaaagttgtattttacaTCTGCTTTCATACAAAGATAAATATACTAATATTATGTACTAAAGCTTAAAAACTCAGTTTTATTccgattttaaaagaaagaaaaacattttcataggCTTCTAACAGTATGATAGGCCTACTATGCCTACCGGATACATTGGTCCTGCAGCCATGAGTCAAGAATTCAAATACATATACAATCCCATCAGGTATTATAAGTGGTTGAGATCAACTGAGAATAACATATTTACTGGCAACTAATATTCACCTCCAGTGACAAGCAGGTAAGAGAGATAGGAGGGTAATCTGGTGTCATGGAGAACATGCTTCAAATAAGAATGGGCAAGTTGTAATTGAGCTCCATCATGGAAATAGgtgtaatgtttttaaatattataatttatttgaagacaggctgaaaatgtagattttttataCCATATCTTCTGCATGTAAAATATTGACCTCTAACTCAAAACTTAAAACACTGCAGAAAAGACTGTCAATCAAACTACATCTCTCTTCTGCATCCAGACTATAGACACTAAATTGGTGTGCAGTCAGTATGTTAAGAGGCAGAACTAGTTGGAACAGCCATAAACTGGTTTGGGATCCAAATGTCCTATAATCAAATGTACTCTCTCTTAACCCTGAGATGATCAGGTTAGGATTCTGCTCTAGTGGCCTGAGTTTAGAGTGAGAAAGCTGCCCCAGAGTTATATTGTTATACCCAAATATAGAACTGCAGTGACACAGAATATGATTCTTAAAAGAGGTAGCTCTTGCAGATACTGTATTAACAAATTTCTATCCTATCATCCATAGAGTGCTATTGGAGAAGGAATATATGTAATATGGAAAGGACCAATGATTCCATGCTGACAGAATTTGTCCTTGTTGGGCTTTCTGCCCACCCAAAGCTCCAGACAGTTTTCTTTGCGCTAGTTTTGTGGATGTACCTGATGATCCTTCTGGGAAATGGAATCCTTATCTCAGTAATCATCTGTGATTCTCACTTGCACAcccccatgtatttcttcctttgtaatcTTTCCTTCCTGGACATTTGTTACACAAGCTCCTCTGTCCCACTAATTCTTGACAGTTTTCTGACAGGAAGGAAAAGGGTTTCCTTCTCTGGGTGCATGGTGCAAATGTTTCTCTCCTTTGCCATGGGGGCCACAGAGTGTGTGCTTCTAGGTATGATGGCACTAGACCGCTATGTAGCCATCTGCTACCCACTGAGATACTCTGTCATCATGAGCAAAAATGCCTACCTGCCCATGGCAGCTGGATCCTGGGTCACTGGGCTTGTGGACTCAGTGGTGCAGACATCTCTCGCAATGCAGTTACCATTCTGTACTAGTAATGTCATTAACCATTTTGTCTGTGAAATTCTAGCTATCCTAAAACTGGCTTGTGCTGATATTTCAATCAATGTGATCAGCATGGCAGGGTCAAATCTGATTGTTCTGGTTATGCCACTGCTAGTAATTTCtatatcttacatttttattgtcaCCACTATATTGAGGATCCCCTCCACCAAAGGAAAACGTaaggccttctccacctgctccGCCCACCTAACAGTAGTGATTATATTCTATGGAACTATCTTCTTCATGTACGCAAAGCCCAAGTCTAAAAGTTCTGTTGATGCTGATAATCAAGACATCATTGAGGCCCTCATCTCTCTCTTCTATGGAGTAATGGCCCCCATGCTCAATCCTCTCATCTATAGTCTGAGAAACAAGGATGTAAAGGCTGCAGTGAAGAACATGGTGGGTAGAAAAAACTCTGATGGAATCTGAGTACAGATTTACACTATGTAAATCCAAAGCTGCTGCagacacaaaatttgaaaagagaacATTACTATGTGAAAACAAATTCACCATGTGGCATTCAAAATCATCTGACAGAAATATTTTGGTGGATGTTGTTACTATTAGCTTTTTGTTTTAACTGCAGAAATAAAACATgcttgtggttttaaaaaatactattatgtAAATGCAAAATGTGAAAATCTCTTAGGAATCCCCAGCAAAATATAGTCACtcttaaacatttagaaaataatacaggCAAAAGGTAGACTAAAATCACTTGacattaatataacactgtgttaactaactgggattaaagtaaaaaattaaagaaaaaacaatactgAAACAGAAATATGTAATAAAGACGTAAACATTCAGTAAAAAAAGTGTACTAAAAATATTCTGTAACCTAAAATAAGTACACTTTTAATTAATTATGCAAAAGGAATATTAATTGGCACATGGCatattatatattgatttttaatttattcatttttactgtcTGTGTCCATTATATAAGCTCACTGAGAGTAAaaacttgtggggcgcctgggtggcgcagtcggttaagcgtccgacttcagccaggtcacgatcttgcggtccgtgagttcgagccccgcgtcaggctctgggctgatggctcagaacctggagcctgtttccgattctgtgtctctctctctctctctgcccctcccccgttcatgctctgtctctctctgtcgcaaaaaataaataaacgttgaaaaaaaaaacttgtttgttTATTACCCTATAGCATCCCAAAGACCAgaatagagcctggcacataacagatgcTCAATATATATagttacttattttaataaataaatgaactgtaTCTTGTGTAAGAGTAGAAATGTGTATCTGTCATATCTGACGTAACAAAGGTTATTCAAAAATAAAGCTGATTCaatgtaatattttctaaataaactaTATTGGCTTTGTTAaaatattaccttttattttctatgtgatGTGTATTATAATGTAGAGGAAGAGGTTTTTTTAACTAGCTACCATAACTTTTCTGGATTTGGTACATAATGAGTCTAAAGTAACTAATAGAGTCCCTTGGGAATGCATCCTAAGttttaacagaataaaatagaGGTGATGTGGTAGCACAGTTCCTCTTGGACTTTGACAAGAGACCAGGTTGCAATGAGAACTTCTTTCCTACTCTGCACTGGAACACATAGTTCCCAAGCAGTAGGAGAACTAGACAGAACTGGTAATTAACAAaagtttcaataaaaatataagacataGCAAAAGGAAAGGAGTCAAGTCGCTCAATAAACTACAGAGCTATAGAGTTTTGGTGTTGAAAAGACAAAGACGGCCCAAAACTGAGATGATCTCTATTGACTGAAGAGTGCAGCTGTGTGGGGCAGTGCCAGTGTGAGTACAGAAGCCCCATTTCCATTGAAGCAATTGAGTGAGATATGTCAATAGAAGAAAGCACTCCTTTTATCTAGCCCTTTGAAAAGTCTATGGGATTTGAAATATAGAACACAAATCTAAAGTAAGACTATAACTACTTTTAAACTCTAAGAGTAAGCCCATAATATCTTCCTTTCCTGTTAATGGGTAATTAATGTTACTTCAGAAGATTAATTCATTCATAGTGCTAAATAGTGCCTGGAATATCCTAAACATCCAATAAGCATtagttgttttattattactaGTGTTGAGTGAACTTTAATAGGTCAGAAAGCTTTGAGCAAGTGCAAATTTTTCATCCTTATTTTTTATGGAAGAATTTTAATGCCATTAAACCATTGTCTCTCAACTTCAAATCCACTTTTCTATGCTCTGTTTTGTGAATTAGGACTGGGTCACTGAAAGCCACTTTCTCTCTGCTAgctagcttttgttttttttttctttttacgtaggcttcatgctgagcatggagaccaATGCAaggattgaactcacaaccctgagatcaagacctgagctgaactaAAGTGTccgatgcttcactgactgagccaacccagagCCCCTGCTAGCTAGTTTCTGTTAAATTCTTGCTAAAGAGTTACTGGAGAATGGGAGGCTGGCTGATGACAAGAGCCTTGAGTTTCCCTACTCTTTTCTTCCTGTCAGCATCATTCCAGATAGGGTTCTTCACCATGACAATGGCAGCTCCTTAGCTGCTTCCAATATtggtttcagttttcatttcttctctctaaCTCAGAATCAGCAGCCTACGAGTGCCACCTCCTCAGAGGTTTGAATCTGTCACTCAGCTTTTACTCCCAGTAAATGAATACTCATGAGTCAAGTGTTCAGTCTAGGTATCTTTAAGAGCAGTAAAATATGCAATTCTCTGCTTGAGAAATGTAGTGAATTAGAGCATAAACAGTGTATTTGGTCAGACTATGATTcccatacacaaataaataacagAAGGTACTGGGCAagacatttgtatttcttctgcaGTTGCTTTCTTGTTTCTAAAATGTAGATTACTATGAAGGTCTCTTTAGTATATTCTAAAATAACATAGTAAAAGTCATATACTCATATGAAAGGAGAACATTGAGTGGTTCACCAACCCTAAATACTTGTAAGAAAGGATAAACTTagaactttgagaaaaataaaagtataactttttttccccactaataCATATCTAGCACCCACCTAAGTTTTATGTCTGGCATAGTACACTATTTCTGTAAACTTATTAAATTAATGCAGAAGTAAGTAaatatcagaatgaaaaaaaaacaatttcaagagGACACATATAGTTTCCAAATACTTTATCAAGATCATACTATTGGGTCCTCAGGAT harbors:
- the LOC115499657 gene encoding olfactory receptor 13C8 yields the protein MERTNDSMLTEFVLVGLSAHPKLQTVFFALVLWMYLMILLGNGILISVIICDSHLHTPMYFFLCNLSFLDICYTSSSVPLILDSFLTGRKRVSFSGCMVQMFLSFAMGATECVLLGMMALDRYVAICYPLRYSVIMSKNAYLPMAAGSWVTGLVDSVVQTSLAMQLPFCTSNVINHFVCEILAILKLACADISINVISMAGSNLIVLVMPLLVISISYIFIVTTILRIPSTKGKRKAFSTCSAHLTVVIIFYGTIFFMYAKPKSKSSVDADNQDIIEALISLFYGVMAPMLNPLIYSLRNKDVKAAVKNMVGRKNSDGI